The Lycium barbarum isolate Lr01 chromosome 12, ASM1917538v2, whole genome shotgun sequence genome includes a region encoding these proteins:
- the LOC132624959 gene encoding uncharacterized protein LOC132624959: MADGATPNRVTRASADKMATERRSKNIHDPRRIPNPPIAKSSNKIDAATVTKRKKTTDVVPASKGKQVVEAEAEEDQLPVKKQDPKFLVKFPPTHPIRYSSYMNYNIKKDLEDKLTERQQQLFSKTIFGKYLQMQHCEIQGQLFRCLMVRELKKSTPDAFVININGTELTFSLFEFALMSGLKCYGEEIVFNEGKNGLLEKYFGGSKKSVKKMELNECFNDKNWGVDDDADQDALKIAVLYFIHNYILSGEKRSVVIPRLHFDLVDSGRYKDYTWGKEAFVDLIKSIHNKMDKPK; this comes from the exons ATGGCAGACGGAGCAACACCTAATAGGGTTACTCGAG CCTCTGCCGATAAAATGGCTACTGAAAGGCGTTCCAAGAATATACATGATCCTCGCAGAATTCCAAATCCACCAATTGCTAAATCGTCAAACAAAATAGATGCGGCTACAGTGACGAAGAGGAAAAAAACTACTGATGTTGTTCCGGCCAGCAAGGGGAAACAAGTCGTAGAGGCTGAAGCAGAAGAAGATCAATTACCTGTGAAGAAACAG GACCCTAAATTCCTTGTTAAATTTCCTCCAACTCATCCTATACGATATTCTTCGTACATGAACTACAATATAAAAAAGGACTTGGAGGACAAACTTACAGAAAGACAGCAGCAGCTATTTTCTAAAACTATATTTGGAAAATACTTGCAGATGCAACATTGTGAAATCCAAGGGCAGCTGTTCCGGTGTTTAATGGTCAGAGAGCTGAAGAAAAGCACACCTGATGCTTTTGTTATTAACATTAATGGGACTGAATTGACATTTTCTCTATTTGAATTTGCATTAATGTCCGGGTTAAAGTGTTATGGTGAAGAAATCGTTTTTAACGAGGGTAAAAATGGACTGTTGGAAAAATACTTTGGTGGTTCCAAAAAAAGCGTTAAAAAGATGGAGCTAAATGAGTGCTTCAATGACAAGAATTGGGGTGTAGATGATGATGCAGATCAAGACGCTTTAAAGATTGCGGTGCTGTATTTCATTCATAACTACATACTTTCAGGTGAGAAGAGGAGCGTCGTAATTCCAAGACTTCATTTTGACCTGGTAGACAGTGGACGGTACAAGGACTACACATGGGGCAAGGAAGCATTTGTTGATTTGATTAAAAGCATTCACAATAAGATGGACAAGCCGAAATAA